The following proteins come from a genomic window of Sorghum bicolor cultivar BTx623 chromosome 3, Sorghum_bicolor_NCBIv3, whole genome shotgun sequence:
- the LOC110433742 gene encoding uncharacterized protein LOC110433742, whose product MDPAGSAPAANDDQALNAMHFISAIPKLTGQNYVLWREELDAALALAEIDLALQEPKPTEPEEPERAQNETDEAFANRKRDFAPIRAKYDLEKYKWEKSNRKCKIVIKKTITEGLRGAIPECETAKEYLEKVKNQFTGSTKAHASTLIQKLTNMRFTGGSVREHILSMSTMAANQRSGI is encoded by the exons ATGGACCCCGCTGGATCTGCACCCGCCGCCAACGACGACCAAGCGCTGAATGCGATGCACTTCATTAGTGCAATTCCAAAGCTGACGGGACAGAACTATGTTCTGTGGCGCGAGGAACTTGATGCTGCTCTAGCACTTGCTGAGATAGATTTGGCTCTTCAGGAGCCAAAGCCCACTGAGCCAGAGGAGCCCGAAAGGGCTCAGAATGAGACCGATGAAGCTTTTGCTAATCGGAAGCGAGACTTTGCTCCCATCAGAGCAAAGTATGATCTTGAGAAGTACAAGTGGGAAAAGTCAAACCGCAAGTGCAAGATTGTCATCAAGAAAACCATCACAGAGGGCCTAAGAGGTGCCATCCCAGAATGTGAGACAGCAAAAGAATACCTTGAGAAAGTGAAGAATCAGTTTACTGGTTCAACCAAAGCCCATGCTTCCACCCTGATCCAGAAACTCACTAACATGAGGTTCACAGGGGGGAGTGTGAGAGAGCACATTCTGAGCATGAGCACCATGGCAGCCAA CCAGAGGAGTGGGATTTAG